A single genomic interval of Helianthus annuus cultivar XRQ/B chromosome 13, HanXRQr2.0-SUNRISE, whole genome shotgun sequence harbors:
- the LOC110926649 gene encoding uncharacterized protein LOC110926649, giving the protein MGPKTSSNTSSHSSSNMSSSQSRTQEPFSEDFVNSLFQTPSFLNQLNNYLASQGKGKGKSKDYDSDNLFDNESDDEPNDNDDDE; this is encoded by the exons ATGGGGCCTAAAACTTCTTCCAACACGTCCTCGCACTCGTCATCTAACATGTCGTCTTCACAATCTCGGACGCAAGAACCCTTTTCCGAG GATTTTGTTAACAGCTTGTTCCAAACCCCGTCATTTTTGAACCAACTTAACAACTATCTTGCTtcacaaggaaaaggaaaaggaaagtcaAAAGACTACGATTCTGACAACTTATTCGATAATGAATCCGACGATGAACCCAACGATAACGATGACGATGAGTGA